The sequence below is a genomic window from Candidatus Zixiibacteriota bacterium.
TCAATCTTACTGCTGAAGCCACCAGATAACCGGGCACTCCTATGTCTACAAGCCGGTTGATAGTACTCGCCGCATCATTAGTATGCACCGTAGAGAAAACTAAATGTCCGGTTAAAGCGGCTCGAATAGCTATATCGGCTGTTTCCCCGTCTCTTATCTCTCCCACCATGATAACATCCGGGTCCTGACGCAGAAAGGACCTCAGACAGGTGGCAAAGGTAAAACCTATGTCGCTCTTTATGGCTACCTGATTTATGCCATCGAAATTGAATTCCACCGGGTCCTCTGCTGTCATTATATTTATATCCGGTTCATTAATCTGTTTTAAAGCCGAATACAGAGTGGTGGTTTTACCACTTCCCGTGGGACCGGTTACCAAAACCATTCCATAAGGTAACTTGATCGCTTCTGCAAATTGTTTTAATCCCTTTTCCGGAAATCCAAGTTTAGTCAGATCCACCATCAAGCTTCTGGGATCCAGAATACGCATAACCACTTTCTCTCCGAAGATAGTTGGCAGAACTGATACTCTAATATCCACTGCCCGGTCTCCTATCTTGACTTTGATCCTTCCATCTTGTGGCAGTCTTCTCTCTGAAATATCCAAATCTGCCATAATCTTTACCCTGGAGACTATAGCCGCCCGGTATTTGAAAGGTAAAGGAGACATCTCCTGCAGGTTGCCGTCTAATCTGTATCTAACCCTGATCCTTTTCTCATAACTCTCCAAATGAATGTCCGAGGCACCTCTTTTTATGGCATCCGAGATAATCCCGTCTACTAATTTTACTAAAGGTTTGTCCTGTACTGCTGAGCGCAGGTCTTGTTCTGTGGGAACCTCTTCAGAAGCTTCTATGACCTCCAGATCCTCTTCTTTCATCCCTTTCAGGATCTCATCTATTCCGGAGCTTTCCTGATAGTAGACATCGATGGCTTTCTGGATGGCTTTTTCCGGGCTGATGACCGGCTGAATCGAGCAGCCAGTGATGAATTTGACTGCATCTAATACGTAGATGTTGCTGGGATCTGAAATGGCGACTATTAAGGTACGGCCTAACTTGCTGACCGCAATAACGTTGAATTTCCTGGCGATGTCCGCAGGAATGAGCTTGACGACTTCGGGGTTAAGCTCGATATCCGAAATCCTCAGAGCTCCGATGTTAAGCTGTCTCCCGATGAATTCGGACAGCTCATCCTCATCCTGGATGGCGCCCATTTTCACCAGGACCTGCCCTAACTTAGCATCACCTTTTTTCTGGAGCTCTAAGGCTTTAGCTAACTGTTCACGGCTGATCTTCCCAGCCTTGACCAGCATCTCCCCCAATTCTACAGACATAGTTAGTTACTCTGAGACTTTTAAAGCTGATCAGTTTTAATCTCTGAAAATATCATTTAACCGGTCTTCGGCTGATGCGGCAAAGCCAGAATCTATAGCTGGCTCGCTTTTCTTCTTGCTCTGGTGTGCCTGCCCCAGGATAGCGGCTAATTCCTCACCACATTCCTTGGCATAAAGCCTGACCATCCCAATGGTAGTACGGTCGTCAAAGATAACCACCAGGATCGATCTTTCCCCTACTAAGGAGATATGAATATGGTCCTTTTTCCCCTGATGGAAAAGAACCGAAAACTCCGGCTCCCCGACTAATCGGGC
It includes:
- a CDS encoding roadblock/LC7 domain-containing protein, with protein sequence MLDDNLIIHEEEIEKIDRALIKLIKGAEAKCALLVDKDGHLITRQGFTHSLDTTALAALLAGSFASTREIARLVGEPEFSVLFHQGKKDHIHISLVGERSILVVIFDDRTTIGMVRLYAKECGEELAAILGQAHQSKKKSEPAIDSGFAASAEDRLNDIFRD
- the pilB gene encoding type IV-A pilus assembly ATPase PilB, coding for MSVELGEMLVKAGKISREQLAKALELQKKGDAKLGQVLVKMGAIQDEDELSEFIGRQLNIGALRISDIELNPEVVKLIPADIARKFNVIAVSKLGRTLIVAISDPSNIYVLDAVKFITGCSIQPVISPEKAIQKAIDVYYQESSGIDEILKGMKEEDLEVIEASEEVPTEQDLRSAVQDKPLVKLVDGIISDAIKRGASDIHLESYEKRIRVRYRLDGNLQEMSPLPFKYRAAIVSRVKIMADLDISERRLPQDGRIKVKIGDRAVDIRVSVLPTIFGEKVVMRILDPRSLMVDLTKLGFPEKGLKQFAEAIKLPYGMVLVTGPTGSGKTTTLYSALKQINEPDINIMTAEDPVEFNFDGINQVAIKSDIGFTFATCLRSFLRQDPDVIMVGEIRDGETADIAIRAALTGHLVFSTVHTNDAASTINRLVDIGVPGYLVASAVRLIMAQRMVRKICNFCKDEVEVRPETLLRLGVPENEIKDFKVYQGKGCQECNKTGFSGRTGLFEIMPITPDIEKMILEGKSSQEINAYAVANGMLTLRMAAIEKLKNGITSIEEVIAETTV